The Brassica oleracea var. oleracea cultivar TO1000 chromosome C6, BOL, whole genome shotgun sequence genomic interval CCTTTTTTGACTTGGGAGAACCCTAAAGGAGATGACTTTCCCGATTGAGAACGAAAGGAATCCAATTTAAGGAGGAGAGACTGAGGAAAGAGTAGGAATGAAGTGAAGTCGTTCGTTCGTTAGTCTAGTTTTTAAACGTCATCGTTTGGTTCCTTCGCTTCTTTTTCTAGTTAGGAGTCTGACCCGACTCCGGGTCGAATTTGACAAGTAATATGTCTTTTGTTTCATTCATCTGATCCGATCCAAACAAAGTGTCTTAGATCGTAAATAATTTCGTAAACCGATAACATTCAAGATTAGAGTTAGGATCTATCGGCTTTAAATAAGTACTACCTCCGTTCCCGAAAGTTCCCAAAAGTAAAATGTTTTAGATTTTTTTCTTGTTCCACAAAGATAGATTTTCTATATTGTTAAGGTACTTTTTTTATACTTTTGAGAAACATAATTGAGAATATTTGAATTGATTAAATTTCATTGGTGGAAAGTTATTGGAAAGTGCATAATAAAGTAAAAAATAAATTAAATTATAAATATTTATTAAATTCTTAATAAGCGTGTATACTCTAGAAAATTTTATTTTCAGGAACAGAGGGAGGTAGTATTTTTCTTGCTTAATGATTACTACTTAACGTAGGTCAGGAATGTCTTCTGACTCTTGTCTTCTTGTACTATATATTAATTAATTAATCCATGGCAAGACGAATGTTTTGAGTTAGTCCACAGACAAATTCCTTTTAATATAATTAGTGCAAAGTGATGTCGTAGTTGTTTCAACAACAATTCTTTAGCAAAAAATAACGTATAAGCTCTAGCTGCATTATCCATGGAACTGTAATATCAGTTTTGAGTACAAAAAACAACACAAGCTGAGAATAAAAGAGATATGCGGGTAGTAAACGACTTCCATGTAGTGCTAAAACGATTCATCTTTGCTCGTCTCTATGTTTTTTGCTGATTTCCCCGAGAAAACCTGAGTTTGACCAAATGATATTGGGTTTATCAATGGGCCTCAATATCTCTTAGCCCAATACATTGTCACATCTAGCCCAATACTACGTCAATTCCTCCATATCAAGAGCATCAAAATCAGGTACTACAAGTTACAATTCTCAAAGATCCTTAACTTATGACAATAAATGGTGGAGTAAGCATTAACTTGTACATAACGGTTGATTTAAACCAGAAAATAAAAAAGAACTTTGCCTTGATGGGACTCTTTACAGTTAATACTCTGCTCTGAAGTTTTAGGTATTAAGAGAATATTATTACTTAGCTTAGTTACTCTGTATCAAGATCATCAAAATCAGGTTCTGGTGGCTTTTGCAGATTCATCAAACTCTTTGAACTCTCTGAGACTCTTAGCTTATGACCCTTAAGCGCGTTAGCAGCAAATCTTGATGCCTTAAAATAGACACGTTCTATTTGCCACTCTCCTCTCAGCGAACGCCGTATTCACCTTGTGATATATCTTCTTATTGTAGGTTATCCTCAGCTCATGTATCCCTATGTTGTAGGTTGTAATTCTGTCATTGTCTTCCATTTTGTGTTAAGGTTTTCAGTTTTTTGTTTTGTTTTAAGTTCAGTCTATTTTTTGTCTTTGGAATTTGTGAATAAGACTTTGAAATCCTTCAAATCTATGAAACACAAAGAAGTTGAGTTCGTCATCCTTGTTCTTCAATGCTTGCTCCAGGCTTCTCACTTTCATCTTCCTCCAATTGGGGATAAGTGTAGAGTTTGGGTTAGAATCATTTAGTCATTTTAAATTTTTTATTATGTACTATCTTTTTGGTAAAAATTATGTACTATATCTGTCATAAGTTTTTGTGATATATGAGAGATTTTCTCATTTTTTGTCTGCCATATCTAGCATGTTGTTTGCCGTTTCAGAGGTGAAACTTGTAACAACTCAATTTTAATTGTATCTCATATTGTAACAAATTTTCAAATATTTTCTTCTTTTAATTTATTTTACTATTCTCTCAAAGTTTATGGTCATATTCATTATTCTCACTTTTATACACTTTCATATCCTCACGTTAGGCGTGGTTCTTCCATAGCATATAGTTCGATAGTTTAGATGTCTACTATATAAATTTACTCGCATTTGTGGTCAGCTTTCCAGAACTAAATCATACTATTTACCAACATATTGTAAAACAAGTATAGTGATCACTCGACTTTACGAATGCGAGCTAGTTGTCTCCTTTTACGCATTATCAAAAGTAGCTTAGTACAATCTGAAAGATGGTGATCTCCCTCCTTTCACTGAAGTGTCATGGCAAAAGGTTCACTCTCGTTTTCCTTGCAACCCTCTTCTCAGCTTGCGGTAAAACAAACCTGAAACAATTTGATCTTGTTTTCAAGTGTTTGTTCATCAAGCATGTATATTTCATCCTCTTACATCATCTACACACAAACCATTGATTTGAAACCAAGATATAAGATTCAACTAAATCATGACAAACAAACATAGCGTCTTTCACACGTAAATATGTCCAAACGAAGCAAAACTAAACCACTGTTTGACTAATTCAATAAGTAATATACACTCGTATCTTTCTTTTTTTTGTTACTCTCTTCAAGAAATTGTATCTCTACATTATTCACCTTCATTTCTTCTTCATAGCAATCAATAAACATCTTTTTTGCCTTTCTTCTTCGTGTATCACAACAGTAAAACAAAGTCTTGGACTTGAATTTAGAATGACTTTGCTCCAAGCTTTGTCTTGCTTAGTAAATTCAAGAGTAACATCAATGATCGATGCCACATCACAAAACTTATACCGCAAAGCAATTTGAGTTTTTCATTAGTCTTCTTCAACTAGTAACTATGCAATGTTGTCACCCTTTGCATCTCTTAATCGATTACCTGGCTGAAGTTCATCTAGTCTTTCATCTTCTCTTTGTTTCAGAAATGGTCTTTGATACGAAGAAAAGTTAAAAAGACAAGATAAAGGAAGAATCAAATGCATGGAGATATGATCACATTTAATGGGAATAACGGGAAAAAGAGTGTGCAACGATGATGTTATGGGAATGATAGTGTTAAGATATACCAAGCTAAAGAGTTACGATCAAATTTCATAAGTCAATGTATATAAATTTTCACAATCTACATGTAATTTTTAAAGTCTATCAATTTTTAAAATTTACAAATTTTATACAAATTCATCTCCTAATAACTTTTTTATTCTTTTTACCTTTTCAGTATATGGTGCACAAACTGCACATAGATACAGCCATGCTGGTATAGTTTTGTATGACTTTATAATGTAATATAATTCAATAAAATTTAGTCCAATGAAAATGTGATTTACGATATAAATTTGTTAATTCTGTTTATATGTAGTGCGCTAATTGGTTTGGTTATATTAACGGGCTTTTAATAAAGCCCATTCCAGTTGGTCGTAAAACCTCCGAGGACTGAGAAATCCAATTCCTAAATAAACCCTAGAAGAAGAGAAATCTGATTGGGAGAAGTTGATCGAGATGGGGAATGAGACGAAGAGCAATGGAGCATCAAGCTTGGGTGGAGGAGGAGGAGGGTTTAGGGCAAAGATGGAGCACTATGTGTACAGTGGGGAAAAGAAGCACGTTTTGGCAGGGATCGGGATATTCACCGTCATCTTCGGCATCCCTTGGTATCTTATGAATCGAGGTCCGTTTTTTTAGATCGCGTTCAACTGGGTTTCTGTTAACAAGTGATAATAACAAGGAAAGTCGATATTTTTTCTTCCAGCAATGTTTCATCTTATGACGATCTGATATAATGATAATAGACCATAAGATTCGGGTTTCAAATTTATTGCCAAATGGAATCACCTGATTGGTAGATTGACTTAACAGATGTAGTTTGATAATATTTGAGGATGGATGAGTCGCAATGGTTTATGTTGTTAGGATTATAGAGCTGCATCTGCGTGATCACAATCTTGATGGCTTGATGTGTTAGTTGGAGGAGTATGACATTGTGATGGTAACATCATAAGCTTCGGACTTCAAATTTATTGGCAAATGGAATCAACTGATTGATATAGATTGACTTGAGTAAATTTACTTTGATGATGTCTGAGGATGAGTCACAATGTTGTTAGGATCGTAGACCTGCATCTGTGCGATCAGAATCCTGCTTTTTCTCTCATGGATCACATATTTTTGGCTATGTATGTGACTTGTGGTTTCTTCCTTGGGCTCAACCCTTTTGTTGAATTCTTGTTTCTTTTAGGATCAAACAACCACCGGTCTCACCAAGATTACATGGAAAAGGCTGATAAAGCTAGAAAAGCTCGTCTCTCTTCATCTCCATCCCCATCCTCTGACAAGTAGTCCTGTTCAGACTCTAGTCAGATACATGCCGTGAATGATCCACTCACTCAGGGTTTTCCATGTCCATACAAACATAACTCAGCAATGTCTGAGCCAGTGTGGTTTATTTAGTTCAGTTACGTATCATTCCACTGTACTCCAGTTTCTATATTTGACTAAATAAAAGTTTTTTTCTCAAAACACATAAATGTGATATTGCTCCAAGTTAAATCTTCATTGCCCATGATGTTTCCTCTAAAAGAAGGCCACAGATAATGGTCAAAACCCATTTGAAAACACCAGGCTCTTGAAAGAAATCTATCTCAAAGTTCATCCCAATGATCCCTGCTGCAACCCTGAAGACAGCCGATTTTGTCCTGCATATACCATAAGTTTACTGTTTTCCCAAGCAAATAAGGTATAAGCATGATCAAGATTTTGAATGTTGATGAAATCTTCAGTAGTCCTTTAACAGAGTAGTAAAGAGAGATTGCAGAGGACTAAACCGGTTTATTACTTGCCGTTGAAACCAACCAGATAATGAAGAAAAATACAAAGGAGTGGTTTTATGTTACTTACGTATGGATGACGTAAAGCTAAAGACTAAAGATCATCTACGACCCGAATCATTATATCCTGACCCGGTAACGATTTCGACCGACCCGTTAACCTGGTTAATTTCCTCTCTATCATTTCGCGGATTTTTCATTCTGCTAATGAAAATTCGATCCTTTGCTATAACGAGTTTCGATTAGCACATCTAAGTCCTTGATCATCTTAAATCTTTTTTCTGTTTGTGATTCTCGTTCTGTAATTGGAAGGTCGCTCAAAGCTTTGGAC includes:
- the LOC106298711 gene encoding uncharacterized protein LOC106298711 — protein: MGNETKSNGASSLGGGGGGFRAKMEHYVYSGEKKHVLAGIGIFTVIFGIPWYLMNRGSNNHRSHQDYMEKADKARKARLSSSPSPSSDK